Part of the Candidatus Dadabacteria bacterium genome is shown below.
GGGCTCTCTTACGTCGATCAGAACGACATCGGACTTGTTTTCCTTAATATGGCTGAACTCCTCAACGGTTATCTCCTCGACCTTGGGTTTTTCCTCTTCAACCTCTTCGCCTCGGCCGATGCCGCAGAACTCCTGATAGTCTATGAGCTCGGTTACGGTGGCGTTCTCACCGCAGACGGGGCAGTCGGGATCTTTTCTGAGCTTGAGTATTCTCGGCTCCATATTGAGAACATCAATGAAAAGAAGCCTCCCTATAAGAGGTTCTCCCTCACCGATTATAAGCTTCACGACCTCGGATGCCTGCATCGTTCCCACAACTCCCGGCAGTATTCCAAGCACTCCTCCTTCGGCGCAGCTCGGCACCAGTCCCGGGGGAGGGGGCTCCGGATAGAGACACCTGTAGCAGGGACCTCTTTTCGCGTCGAACACGCTTACCTGTCCCTCGAACCTGAATATGCTTCCGTAGACGTTCGGAATTCCTAGGAAAACGCAGGCGTCGTTTGTGAGATACCTTGTGGCGAAATTGTCCGTTCCGTCAACGACCACGTCGTAGTCCTTCATGATATCCATGGCGTTATCCGAATTCAGCATTTCGTTATAGGTAACGATATTGGTATCGGAGTTAAGCTCCAGGAGGCGGTCCCTCGCGGATTCCACCTTGGGCGTGCCCACGGTCTTCTCGCTGTGGATCACCTGTCTTTGCAGGTTGCTGAAGTCCACGACGTCGAAATCCAGTATTCCCAAGGTGCCGACCCCCGCGGCCGCGAGGTAGAGAGCAAGCGGAGACCCAAGCCCTCCGGCGCCGATACACAGGACCCTTGCGTTTTTGAGTTTCTTCTGTCCCTCAATGCCGACTTCGGGCATTATAAGGTGCCTGCTGTACCTTGTTATCTCCTGATTGCTCAAGTCCATTTTGAATACCTTCCTTGTGAATCTGGAATTATAAAATGTTCAAACAGTAAAGTTAGTACATGATTTGTGTATTTTCAAACCACAAACGCAACTGTCCCGTCAGTTTGAGAAACGGGAATTTTTCCCGGGGATCGGAACAACCGGATTCTGAGTTCCCTAGGAAGTCTTTACTACGTTGGTTGCGGTGGGTCCTTTCTTACCTTGAACGATCTCAAAGTTTACTTCATCACCCTCATTGAGAGTCTTGTAGCCTTCGCCCTCAATAGCGGTGTAATGAACAAAAACATCATCCTGCACTTCGGCGGATGTTATAAATCCATAGCCCTTGGAGCTATTAAACCATTTTACAGTTCCCTGCATTTATAATACCTACCTCTAAATTAATATTTGCGGGATTATCCCACACCTATATTGCTTTGTCAAACTGCACTTCCTCCGTTCCCAGAGGAAATTCTGGGTGCGGAGGAAAACAATAGCAGTTCTCAAAACGTTTCGCAGTATAACTGCGTGCGTATCAAATCCGCGCAAAGCGGATTCTCAGACAGGCACAACGTTGGTTGCGGTGGGTCCTTTTTTACCTTGAGTGATCTCGAAGCTTACTTCGTCACCCTCATTGAGAGTCTTGTAGCCCTCGCCCTCAATAGCGGTGTAATGAACAAAAACATCATCCTGCACTTCGTCGGATGTTATAAATCCATAGCCTTTGGAGCTATTAAACCATTTTACAGTTCCCTGCATTATAATACCTACCTCTAGAAATTTAATATCCGCGGGATTATCCCGGAACTCTATTACTTTGTCAAACAGTATTTTCTCTGTCTCCGGGAAAAATTCCGGGTGAAGAAGAAAACAATAGTGGTTCTCAAAACTTTTCGCAGTATAATTACGTGCATCTCAAATCCGCGCAAAGCGGATTTTTAAGCAGGTATAAGATCAATGGAAGACAGGAAAAGAAAAAGAATTTACATTTTCTGCGTAGTGCTGTTTCTGCTTGGAGGGGGGCTTTTTTTCTATAACGTCGTGAAAAGTTTCAGCGGGCTTGGCTCAACGCTCAGCGAATATACTTTTCCCGGAAGCCACTCCATCCAGCTTGAAGAGAGTGGGCTTTATTCAATCTACCACCAGTACAAGAGCGTTTCCGATGAAGGAAGGACAAGCAGTGAATCCGTCGAGGAGAGCTCCATAGTCGTTTACCTGAAAAAAGTTCCGGGCACCGAAAACATAGAACTCAAGGTGCCCGATTCAAAGAAAAGATATAGCTACATGGGAAAGAAGGGAGTTAAGATCCTTGAGTTCGAAAACCCCGAGCCGACGGGTTACCTGATCGAGTCATTCTTAAGCGCTCCTTCCCGGGACGCCTCTTACACTCTGGTCCTTGAGCACGGATTCGAGATAACGAGGCTTAAGGGAATACTACTCTCCCAGGCGTTTTTGCTCGCCCCGACCCTTTTCGCGATAATACTTTTCATGCGCACCTACATAAGGAGCTGACCACAACGGATGTTCAGAGACGTAAAATCCCGGGTTCTTGCTTTTGATATAGAGTGGGTTCCCGACCCGGAGTCGGGAAAGGTGGCGTACGAACTTCCGCAGGACATGCCCGACCGCGAGGTGATCGAGTTCATGTGGGAGCAGGGCGGGGCGACCGAGGAAGAGCCCATGCCGTTTCTTAAGACGGTTCTCTCCAAGATAGTCTCGATCTCGATGGTCTTCCGGGAATCTGATAGGGACGGAGCCGCGGCAAGACTCAAGCTTCACTCCATCCCGTCGATTCCGACTTCCGGCGAAGACTGTTCCGAGAGAAGAATCATAGAAGACTTTTTCAAGATTCTCGACAAGCACCACCCGCAGCTTGTGGGGTACAACACCTCGGGGGCCGACATACCGATTCTGGCGCAGAGAATGATCAAGCACGGGCTGCAGGGCGGTTTTTTCACGGAAAGGCCTAACAGGCCGTGGGAAGGCGCTGATTTCTTCGCCAGGGGAAGCGACTGGAACGTCGATTTGATGCGCTGCGTAAGCACGTGGGGGAAGGGCACCCCGTCTCTTCACGAGATATCGGTTGTTAGCGGAATCCCGGGAAAAATGGGGGGCGTTGACGGAAAGCAGGTCGCTCCAATGTGGCTTGAGGGCCGACTTGACGAAATAGTCGCCTATAACGAGTGCGACGCACTTACGACCTATCTGCTTTGGCTCAGGATGGCCCATTCGATTGGACATTTTCACTCCGAGCAGTACGCAGAGGAGCAGCGGTTGCTTCGCGGCATGATAAAAAAAGAGTCAGAAAGTCCCCATAGGAGCCACCTTCAGGATTACCTCTTAAAGTGGAAGAGTCTGAGCGGGGGTGCGGCCGATGAGTGAGCGACAGGACAACTGCGGAGTCGCCGTTCTCTCTTTCTACAAGTTCGTGGACCTTGACGATCTTGTGGAGATAAAGAACTCTCTGCTTTTGCTTTGCGAGAAAAACGGGATAAACGGCACCTTCATCCTGACATCGGAGGGAATAAACGCCACGGTTGCCGGTCCGCCCGAATCCATAGACCGGCTAATCGCCTATCTTGAGAACGCCCCTAGGTTCTCAGGCATGCAGTACAAGCTCAGTTACAACGAGAAAAGCCCCTTTCACCGCCTCAAGGTTAAATTCAAAAAGGAACTGGTACCTATGGGAGTCGGCGGAATAAAGCCGCAGCGCCTCTCGGGGCAACGCGTTTCGCCTGAGCGGTGGAACGAGCTTATAAGCCGCCCCGACGTGCTTGTTATAGACACGAGAAACGATTACGAAAACCGCGTCGGAACCTTCAGGGGGGCCGTAAACCCGGAGACTGACCATTTCAGGGAGTTTCCCGAGTACGTAGAGAAGAACCTCGACCCCCGCGAGCACACGGAGATAGCGATGTTCTGCACGGGCGGGATAAGGTGCGAAAAAGCGACCTCGTATCTTCTTGAGAGGGGGTTTAAGCGGGTGTATCAGCTTGAAGGGGGAGTGCTTTCATACCTCGAGCAGGTTTCTAGGGAACAGAGTCTCTGGGAAGGGGAATGTTTTGTGTTCGACGACCGTACCTCAGTCGGCCACGATCTTGTGAAGGGAACATGGAGCACGTGCAGGAACTGCAGGGAGCCGGTATCTGCGGAGGAGAGGAGGTCCGAGGGGTTCCGGGAGGGGGTATCCTGTCCCCGCTGCCACGCGGAGCTTACTCCCGAGAGAATTTCGTCACTTGAAGAGAGACAGAAGCAGATGAGACTTGCCCGGGAGAGGAACCAGAAACACCTCGGGGCCGTTATAAGAAGGGGAAACACAAGACTGGCGCAGGGATGACCTCAGCCGCTCAGCTCGTCTTTTAGAATCTTGTAGTCTATGCTGTCGACAAGAGCTTTCCAGCTTGCTTCCACTATGTTGTCTGAAACCCCCACGGTGCTCCACGTCTTCTCCCCGTCTCCCGACTCGACAAGCACCCTCACCACGGAATCCGTTCCGCCCGACCTCGACACGACCCTTACCCTGTAATCCAGCAGCCGCAGGGTCTTTAGCCCGGGGAAGAATTTCTCAAGCGATTTCCGAAGCGCTCCGTCTATCGCGTTTACGGGACCTGTTCCTCTTGCCACCGTGTATTCCGTAATGCCGTTTACCTGAACCTCCGCGGTTGCTTCCGAGAGAGGTTCTTCGTCTTCTTCTCTCTTTTCGACCAGAGTCCTGGTGTTCTTGAGATAGAACCGCTTCTTGTAGGTTCCCAAGGTTTTTCTCACGAGCAACTCAAAAGACGCGTCCGCCCCCTCGAATTCGTAACCCTGGTTCTCAAGAACCTTAAGCTCGTTCAGTATCTCGAGGATTCTTTCGTCCTTGGGGTCTATTTCCACTCCCAGTTCCTGGGCCTTGTAGGCTATGTTTGCCCGGCCGGAGAGGTCCGAGACCAGCACCCGCCTTCTGTTGCCGACGCTCTGGGGTTCCACATGCTCGTAGGTGTCGGAATTCTTCATCACGGCGCTTACGTGAATCCCCCCTTTGTGCGCGAAGGCGCTTTCACCGACGAAGGCCTGCTTTTTAAGAGGGGGAAGGTTGGTGAGTTCATGGATGAAATGCGACACGGAATAAAGCTTTCTAAGGTTTTGCTTGGAAAGGGTCTTCATCCCGAGCTTAAGCGCTATATTGGGGATTATGGCGCAGAGATTGGCGTTTCCGCACCGCTCTCCGTAGCCGTTCATGGTTCCCTGTACCTGGGACGCTCCTTCCCTTACCGCGTAAAGCGTGTTCGCGACCCCGACCTCGCTGTCGTTATGGGTATGTATTCCCAGGCTCGGGTTATCGAACATGCCGTTGACTTCCCTTATGGCGCCTTCGATATCCCATGGCATCGAACCGCCGTTTGTGTCGCATAAAACGACCGTGTCGACCCCCGCTCCGTAAGCGGTCTCGAGAACTTTCGCCGAGTACTCAGAGTTTCTCTTCCATCCGTCAAAGAAATGCTCGGCGTCGAAAAACACCTTGTCCACATGGCGTTTCAGGTACTCGATCGAGTCGTGTACGAGCTCCAGGTTCTCTTCAAGCTCTATTTTGAGAGCTTCCGTTACCTGGAAATCCCAGCTTTTACCTACGATCGTCACAACGGGGGTTTCAGCCTGCAAAAGGGCCTGGATGCTAGAGTCCTCATCGCAGGTTTTCCTTGCGCGTCTTGTGCTTCCGAAAGCCGCGACGCTCGCGTTTTTAAGCCCCAGTTTTTTGGCTTCCTCGAAGTACCCCTTGTCCCTTTCGTTGGAACCCGGCCATCCTCCCTCGATGTAATGCACCCCGAGGTCGTCAAGTCTCTTGGTTATACGGATCTTGTCGTGTATGGAAAAGGATATGTTTTCCCCCTGGGTTCCATCACGCAGGGTCACGTCGTATATTTCAACGGTCCTTGATTTACTCATCGGTTTTTCCAAGATTAAAAGCGTCGTGGAGAGTTCTCACGGCGTTTTCCGCATCTTTTTCCTCAAGCACGCATGAGATTTTTATTTCCGAAGTGCTTATCATCATAATGTTAATTCCCTCGTTTGCAAGCGCCCCGAACATGCGCGACGCCACTCCCGAATGGGTTTTCATCCCGACTCCCACCAGGGAGATCTTGGCGATAAGGTTGTCTGAGAGCACTTGCTTTCCCCCGAGTTCCTGGGCCATTTTCTCCGAGAGCTCTATTGATTTCTTGAAATCCGACTTGGGAACCGTGAACGTGAGGTCGGTAAACCCCTCAGTGCTCACGTTCTGAACGATCATGTCGACCACTATGTTCTTGTCCGCAAGCGACGAGAAAAGCATAGCGGCTATGCCGGGCTGGTCGGGCACCTGCGTCACCGTGATTTTCGCCTGATCCCTGTCGTATGTGACTCCCGATACGACAACATTTTCCATGGATTCCATAACTTTTTCCTCATCCAGAACCCAGGTTCCCTCGTCCCCGGGCCTTGGAGTTGACTTAACATGTATAGGCACTTTAAATTTTTTTGCAAATTCAACCGCGCGGGCCTGAAGCACTTTCGATCCCAAAGACGCCATCTCGAGCATTTCGTCATAGGAGATACGGCTGAGCTTCCTTGCGTCGGGACAGACCCCGGGGTCCGTGGTGTAAACCCCGTCTACGTCGTCTTTGTAAAGTTCACACGCATCGGCGCCCAGCACCGCCGCCAGCGCCACCGCGGTGAGGTCTGAGCCTCCCCGCCCGAGCGTTGTGAGGTTTCCGTCCTCGTCGACTCCCTGGAATCCTGCTATAACGACCGCCTTTTTTCCCTCGAGAGCAAGACGGATGTTCCTGTCGTCAATCGATTTTATCTTCGCCTTCGAGTAAATGTTGTCGGTGGTGATCCTTATCTGGTGTCCCTGGAACGATATTGCCTCCTCGCCGAGCGATTTTATCGTCATCGCCAGAAGGCCGGAAGAGACCTGTTCCCCGCTTGAGGTTATCACGTCAAACTCCCTTTCATCGGGGGGATCCATAATTTCCTTTGCAAGGCCGACCAGCCTGTCGGTTTCGCCCGCCATGGCGGAAACCACCGCTATCACGTCGTTTTTCTGCTTTTTCGTAGCTACTATGTGCTCGGCCACGCGTCTTATCTTTTCGATGCTAGCAACGCTTGTTCCGCCGTATTTTTGAACGACAAGAGCCATTGTCCCTCACCTGTCACCTTTATTGTTCTCGATTCCTCAGCCCCTTGGGGCGGAGATTGGATATCAATTATAACAGCGTTTGCCGGTAATACATCCCGGATATTGTCCGCCCATTCAACGACGGAGACACCGTCTCCGTAAAAGAATTCCTCATATCCCGTATCCTCGAACTCGGCACCGCCCGAGAGCCTGTAGACGTCGAAGTGAAAAAGAGGCACGCTGCCTTCATAGCAGCTCATTATGACGAATGTGGGGCTGTTGGGTTCCTCCTCTATTCCTAGGCCGCGGGCAAGACCCTTGGCGAAAACCGTTTTCCCCGCGCCGAGATCTCCAGTGAGCCCTACGATCGAGCCTCGGGGGATCAGTTTCCCCATTATCTCGCCGCAAAGCATGGTTTCTTCAGGCTTGCCGACTTCTAGGAGGAATCCATGTTCCATTGGGCTTATCTTACCGTAGTGAAGTGCTTTTCTTCCGTGGATGAAATGATGGAATTTATTGAAGCGGGGATTTTACGCGATATTTCGGATGCGGTAAAGCCTGCGGCGCCCGTTTCCTCCAGAAGAAGGTCAGCCGCGTGGCCGTGGAGAAAAACGCCGAGAAGGCAGGACTCAAGACAGTCGTATCCCTGAGCCGCGAGTCCCCCGATTATTCCCGTAAGCACGTCTCCGGTTCCGGCAGTGGCCATGGCAGAGTTCCCCGTAGGGTTTATGAACACCTCTCCGCCGGGAGTGGAGACGACGGTTCGTGCGCCTTTTAAGACGACGTAGCATCCGTATTTTTCGGAGAACCGGCTCGCGGTCCCGACGCGGTCATCCTGCACCTGCTTTGAACTAGTGCCGCAGAGTCTTGCCATTTCGCCGGGGTGCGGAGTTATTACCGCGGGAACTTTTGTCTTCCTCAGAATCTCAGGGTTTTTTGAAATTATGTTAAGCGCGTCGGCGTCAAGAACCACGGGCACTTCGCATTGCGTTATCACCTTTTCGAGGAATTTCCCCGCGCTTCGCGAGGTCGATATTCCGGGGCCGAGGGCAAGCGCCGTTTTTTTCCCGTCAAGCTCCCGGAGCGCTTCCTTGTGGGCGTCTGAGTGAAAAGTTCCGTCCTTTGAGTCTTTAAGCGAAACTGACATTACCTCCGTTGTCTTTTCCTCGACGGCGGGAGATATGCTGTTTGGAATTCCCAGGGTAACAAGGCCGCTTCCCGTCCGAAGCGCCGCCTCGGCGCAGAGAATCGCGGCTCCGCTTTTTCCAGGAGAACCCGCGAGCACAAGAAGATGACCGTAGGTTCCCTTGTGGGAATCTGCTGCCCTTCTTTTTATCAACCCCGCGGATTTTCGAAACGTGAGAAGTTCAAAGGGAATATCTTCCTCAAGCAGCTTGGGGATAGTTATATCTGCCACGCAGAGCTTTCCCGCGTAATCAACGCCGGGATAAATGCACATTCCAAGCTTAGGTGGGGCGAAAGTGACGGTCATGTCTGCTCGCACGGCTGCTCCCATGGGCTGCCCCGTGTCGGCGTCAAGTCCGGAGGGTATGTCAACGGAAACGCACGGGACGCTCTGGCGGTTTATGAATTTTATAAGCTTCTCGTAAAAGCCTCCCACCTCCCTGTCAAGTCCGGTGCCGAAGATGGCGTCAATTATGACGTCCGTATCTTTTACCCTGGGGAGTTTTCCATCAAGCTCCCTTACGTTGCCCCCGATCTCAAGAAGGGAGTCGAGGTTCGTTTTTGCGTCCCCCTTGTAGCGCTGTTTCTTCTGGACGATGTGGATGCTTACGTCATTTCCCGAGGAAATAAGATGGCGGGCGATCACGAAGCCGTCCCCCGCGTTGTTTCCGGCGCCGCAGATAACCGCTATTTTCTTTGCTGAGGAATACTCGGCCAGGATGGCGGACGCCACGGCTCTTCCGGCGTTTTCCATAAGCACGACGCCCGGAACTCCGAATTCCTCAATGGTCCTTCGGTCTATTTCCCTTGAGATCTGTTTGGTTGAGAGTTTCATGGTTTTCTGGGGATGGTGAAGGGATTTGCTATTTTCCCATACCGCCTGCCCCAGTAGGTCTTGTATCTCCGAGTTCTTCTATGTGCGAGCTGATGAATTCCTCTGCGTGGTCGAAGCAGAAGTAGTAGGAAAGAAGGGTGCTGCCGCTTCGGTTGACAGTGATCAACTGGTAGTGGCGGCTGCAAATATCCATCCCGCACTTTATGCACTGCTTGATATGGTTTCTTTCTCCCGAAAGTTCGCACTGTTCTCCACTAGGGCTTACGTGATCACACTGGTAGATTTCAACTTCTATTGTTTTTACCGACAAATGCCTTTACCTCCCCTTGATTTCTACGTTAATTATACAGTTTCGCGTCAGAGTTTGGTAAATCACGCGGATAATTTATAATAGACGGAAAAGATGCAGTCGATGATACACCCAAAACAGGCCGTAAACGGCACATTAAAATATCTCTACATCAAGGCTACGGGGAGGCCGAAGCTCCTTAATCTTGAGATAACAAAACTCTGCAACGCCCGCTGCGATTTCTGCGACTACTGGCAGACAAAACACGAAGAGCGTCTTTCGGATTACACGCCCGTCATAAAGAAAATAAACCCCCTCGTCACGGTCATTACCGGCGGGGAGCCCATGATCAGAAAGGATCTTCCCGATATCGTAAGGCAGATAAAGGGATGCTCCATATTCATTTTTACTTCAATGGTAACAAAAGGAGATTTCCTTACCGAGGAGAAAACCGAAGAGCTTTTCGACGCCGGCATGGATCAGATCGCCGTTTCACTGGATTTCCCGGGGGAAAAGCACGATACCTACAGGGGCATTCCCGGTCTCTGGGAAAAACTGTCAGAAACCCTGCCTGAACTCTCGGAGCGATTCCCCGACAAAAGCCTGGTGCTTAACACAATAATAATGGAAGACAACCTCGACGAGGTGGTCGAGATAGCGAATAAGGCAAGAGAGTGGGGCATAGCCATATCCTTTAGTTCCTACTCGGTTATGAAAACCAACAACGAAGACCACTTCGTGAAAAAAGAAGCCCTCTCAAAAGTGAGGGATCTTGTCGAGGAGCTGATCGCGCTTCGAAAAAAGTGGAAGGGCACGATACTCTCAACCGAGTACTACCTCAGGGAAATCCCGGGCTATTTCGAGAGGGGAAGCGTCCCCGACTGCCTGGCCGGCATAAACCAGATACACGTTACCCCGAGCGGTCACCTGAAACGCTGCTCCGAGATGCCCGTCTCTGCCCACTACAGCGATTACAGACCGGATCTTTACGAAAAAACCAAGTGCACTTCCTGCTGGTACAGCTGCAGGGGGGAAACCCAAAGCCCGGCGAACGTTAAAAGGGCCATGGAATACATGGGGATCTATATCTAAAGCCGGGTCGGCGCAACGACTTGTGCGTGATCGTAACGATCAGGTGTCGGTCCAGACTGCGAATTCATTTCCGCTCGGTTCCCTGAAATGGAACCGGCGACCACCTGGAAATTCAAAGGTCTCGATTTCGATCTTGCCTCCGGCGTTGCGGATAGCGGCGAGCGTTTGCTCTAGGTCGGCACTGTAGAAGACCACCAGAGCACCGCCTGCGGCCTGTGTGCTTTCCAGTTCCGATCTGAAGAACCCGCCCTCGAGACCAGCGTCCGAAAATGCCATGTAATCCGGGCCGTAATCGGTAAAGGACCAGCCGAACACTTCGGCGAAAAAAGATTTCGTGCGCGCGAAGTCGCGGCATGGAAACTCAACATAGTCGATCTTATTGTGATTTCCCATTCCTGTCCCCCATGCGCCGGATTTTCCGGCGAAATTGCCGTACCTGTTTCGCCCGGCCTGAAGATGATTAGGTTCTCTGCGCTTTCCAGTCGGTGCCGCCCGGGCGGTCTTCAAGCACGATTCCCTTTGAACTTAGGTAGTCCCTGATCTCATCGGCCTTTTTCCAGTTCTTTTCTTCTCTGGCCGAGTTCCTCTCTTCTATCAGCTTCTCTATCTCAAAGGGGTCTATGTCCGAGAGGTTTGCCGTGGACTTTCTTTTCTCCATGTACTCGGCCGGTTCCTCTGAGAGCACTCCGAGCACTCCGCATATCTCTTTTATTTTTTCAAGCGCGAGAGTCGCGCTTTGAGTTTTCCCCACGGAGTCAAGCGACCTGTTGATTGAGCGTATCAGGTCAAAAAGACTTCCCACCACGTCGGCGGTGTTGAAATTGTCGCTCATCGAGGAGTAAAAATCCTCCTCGAATTTCCTGATCGAACTCTCAAGTGCGGGATCGGAACCCTTGGCTTCCCGTGCCTCCGCGGCTCTCAGCAAAGTGAGATATATTCTCTCAAGCGCTGCCTCGCTGTCGTGCATGCTTTTTTCCGAGAAATCGGCGGGGTTCTGGTAGTGGTGGGAGAGGAAGAAAAGCCTTATGGCTTCGGGGGACCATCTCTTGGTTGCCTCGGAGAGAGTGAAGAAGTTCCCCAGAGATTTTGACATCTTTTCCTTGTTTATCCTTATAAGGCCGTTATGAAGCCAGTACTTCGCAAACGGTTCGCCCGAGGCGGCCTCTGACTGGGCTATTTCGTTTTCGTGGTGCGGAAAAATCAGGTCCTTTCCCCCTCCGTGTATCTCGAAATTCGTTCCCAGATACTCCATGCTCATAACGGAGCACTCTATGTGCCAGCCGGGCCTTCCGTCTCCCCACGGGCTTTTCCAGGCCGGCTCACCAGGTTTTGACTCTTTCCAGAGCGCGAAATCAAGAGGGTCCTCCTTTTCTTCGTTAACGTCTATTCTCACGCCCTCAAGCATGTGATCAAGTGACCTGCAGGAGAGCTTTCCGTAGTCCGGGAATTTTCTCACGGAGAAAAAGACGTTATTGCCTGAGCGGTAGGCGAATCCCTTCTCCAATATCTTCTCTATAAGCGCTGTTATCTGTTCTAGATGTTCCGTTACCCGGGGCTCAACGTCGGGGGTCTCAACCCCTATCGAGGCCATGTCCTCTCTGTATTCCTTTATGTATTTCTCCGATATCTCATCGCAGCTTACACCTTCCTGGTTTGAACGGGTTATTATCTTGTCGTCTATGTCGGTGTAGTTTCTCGCGAACAGCACGTCGTAGCCCACATGGCGGAGGAATCTCTGTATCACGTCAAAAGACACGGCGGAGCGGGCGTGTCCCAGGTGGGCTGAGTCATACACGGTAGGGCCGCACACATACATCCGGATCCTGTCTCCTTCAAAGGGAACGAGATCTTCTTTTTTCTGCGAGAGGGAGTTATAGATTTTTATCTTGGGAAGTTCTTTCTGCATGTTTCAAGGGAGGTCACTGCGGAACCTCCTTATCCCGCGGCATTTTTTGAAGGGAAAATTCTACGTATTCATTCCTTAAATTCAAGGGTAGGGCTCCCGTG
Proteins encoded:
- the moeB gene encoding molybdopterin-synthase adenylyltransferase MoeB is translated as MDLSNQEITRYSRHLIMPEVGIEGQKKLKNARVLCIGAGGLGSPLALYLAAAGVGTLGILDFDVVDFSNLQRQVIHSEKTVGTPKVESARDRLLELNSDTNIVTYNEMLNSDNAMDIMKDYDVVVDGTDNFATRYLTNDACVFLGIPNVYGSIFRFEGQVSVFDAKRGPCYRCLYPEPPPPGLVPSCAEGGVLGILPGVVGTMQASEVVKLIIGEGEPLIGRLLFIDVLNMEPRILKLRKDPDCPVCGENATVTELIDYQEFCGIGRGEEVEEEKPKVEEITVEEFSHIKENKSDVVLIDVREPHEYEICNIEGSTLIPLGELKDRTDELDPQDEIVIHCHHGGRSMKAATFLAEQGFSKVKNLKGGIDEWAEKYDSDMARY
- a CDS encoding cold shock domain-containing protein; this encodes MQGTVKWFNSSKGYGFITSAEVQDDVFVHYTAIEGEGYKTLNEGDEVNFEIVQGKKGPTATNVVKTS
- a CDS encoding cold-shock protein, with protein sequence MQGTVKWFNSSKGYGFITSDEVQDDVFVHYTAIEGEGYKTLNEGDEVSFEITQGKKGPTATNVVPV
- a CDS encoding rhodanese-related sulfurtransferase, with protein sequence MSERQDNCGVAVLSFYKFVDLDDLVEIKNSLLLLCEKNGINGTFILTSEGINATVAGPPESIDRLIAYLENAPRFSGMQYKLSYNEKSPFHRLKVKFKKELVPMGVGGIKPQRLSGQRVSPERWNELISRPDVLVIDTRNDYENRVGTFRGAVNPETDHFREFPEYVEKNLDPREHTEIAMFCTGGIRCEKATSYLLERGFKRVYQLEGGVLSYLEQVSREQSLWEGECFVFDDRTSVGHDLVKGTWSTCRNCREPVSAEERRSEGFREGVSCPRCHAELTPERISSLEERQKQMRLARERNQKHLGAVIRRGNTRLAQG
- a CDS encoding citramalate synthase; the protein is MSKSRTVEIYDVTLRDGTQGENISFSIHDKIRITKRLDDLGVHYIEGGWPGSNERDKGYFEEAKKLGLKNASVAAFGSTRRARKTCDEDSSIQALLQAETPVVTIVGKSWDFQVTEALKIELEENLELVHDSIEYLKRHVDKVFFDAEHFFDGWKRNSEYSAKVLETAYGAGVDTVVLCDTNGGSMPWDIEGAIREVNGMFDNPSLGIHTHNDSEVGVANTLYAVREGASQVQGTMNGYGERCGNANLCAIIPNIALKLGMKTLSKQNLRKLYSVSHFIHELTNLPPLKKQAFVGESAFAHKGGIHVSAVMKNSDTYEHVEPQSVGNRRRVLVSDLSGRANIAYKAQELGVEIDPKDERILEILNELKVLENQGYEFEGADASFELLVRKTLGTYKKRFYLKNTRTLVEKREEDEEPLSEATAEVQVNGITEYTVARGTGPVNAIDGALRKSLEKFFPGLKTLRLLDYRVRVVSRSGGTDSVVRVLVESGDGEKTWSTVGVSDNIVEASWKALVDSIDYKILKDELSG
- a CDS encoding aspartate kinase translates to MALVVQKYGGTSVASIEKIRRVAEHIVATKKQKNDVIAVVSAMAGETDRLVGLAKEIMDPPDEREFDVITSSGEQVSSGLLAMTIKSLGEEAISFQGHQIRITTDNIYSKAKIKSIDDRNIRLALEGKKAVVIAGFQGVDEDGNLTTLGRGGSDLTAVALAAVLGADACELYKDDVDGVYTTDPGVCPDARKLSRISYDEMLEMASLGSKVLQARAVEFAKKFKVPIHVKSTPRPGDEGTWVLDEEKVMESMENVVVSGVTYDRDQAKITVTQVPDQPGIAAMLFSSLADKNIVVDMIVQNVSTEGFTDLTFTVPKSDFKKSIELSEKMAQELGGKQVLSDNLIAKISLVGVGMKTHSGVASRMFGALANEGINIMMISTSEIKISCVLEEKDAENAVRTLHDAFNLGKTDE
- the tsaE gene encoding tRNA (adenosine(37)-N6)-threonylcarbamoyltransferase complex ATPase subunit type 1 TsaE; this translates as MEHGFLLEVGKPEETMLCGEIMGKLIPRGSIVGLTGDLGAGKTVFAKGLARGLGIEEEPNSPTFVIMSCYEGSVPLFHFDVYRLSGGAEFEDTGYEEFFYGDGVSVVEWADNIRDVLPANAVIIDIQSPPQGAEESRTIKVTGEGQWLLSFKNTAEQALLASKR
- a CDS encoding NAD(P)H-hydrate dehydratase, producing MKLSTKQISREIDRRTIEEFGVPGVVLMENAGRAVASAILAEYSSAKKIAVICGAGNNAGDGFVIARHLISSGNDVSIHIVQKKQRYKGDAKTNLDSLLEIGGNVRELDGKLPRVKDTDVIIDAIFGTGLDREVGGFYEKLIKFINRQSVPCVSVDIPSGLDADTGQPMGAAVRADMTVTFAPPKLGMCIYPGVDYAGKLCVADITIPKLLEEDIPFELLTFRKSAGLIKRRAADSHKGTYGHLLVLAGSPGKSGAAILCAEAALRTGSGLVTLGIPNSISPAVEEKTTEVMSVSLKDSKDGTFHSDAHKEALRELDGKKTALALGPGISTSRSAGKFLEKVITQCEVPVVLDADALNIISKNPEILRKTKVPAVITPHPGEMARLCGTSSKQVQDDRVGTASRFSEKYGCYVVLKGARTVVSTPGGEVFINPTGNSAMATAGTGDVLTGIIGGLAAQGYDCLESCLLGVFLHGHAADLLLEETGAAGFTASEISRKIPASINSIISSTEEKHFTTVR
- a CDS encoding radical SAM protein — translated: MQSMIHPKQAVNGTLKYLYIKATGRPKLLNLEITKLCNARCDFCDYWQTKHEERLSDYTPVIKKINPLVTVITGGEPMIRKDLPDIVRQIKGCSIFIFTSMVTKGDFLTEEKTEELFDAGMDQIAVSLDFPGEKHDTYRGIPGLWEKLSETLPELSERFPDKSLVLNTIIMEDNLDEVVEIANKAREWGIAISFSSYSVMKTNNEDHFVKKEALSKVRDLVEELIALRKKWKGTILSTEYYLREIPGYFERGSVPDCLAGINQIHVTPSGHLKRCSEMPVSAHYSDYRPDLYEKTKCTSCWYSCRGETQSPANVKRAMEYMGIYI
- a CDS encoding VOC family protein, producing MGNHNKIDYVEFPCRDFARTKSFFAEVFGWSFTDYGPDYMAFSDAGLEGGFFRSELESTQAAGGALVVFYSADLEQTLAAIRNAGGKIEIETFEFPGGRRFHFREPSGNEFAVWTDT